In Flavobacterium hankyongi, the genomic window ACCATTAGCATCATCTTTAGTTAGAGCGTTCTTGATTTTTAAATAATCATCAATGATCCCATTAGTAGAAAACGGAGTGGAAGAAGTTTGTGTAGTTTCTACCACTTTTGGTTCGACTGTTGAATTATCATTATGATCATGAGTACCATCGCTATGGTCATGAGATGGTTCTTTTTGTACAACTGGTTCTGTTAATTCCATACCACATTTGGAGCATTTTTCTCCTTTTTTTCCTGTTACTTCAGGGTGCATTGGACAAGCGAAAAGTTGGTCTTTTTGAGTATCGCTCATATTGTTTTCGGTAGATGTGTTTTCACCCCCCTCTGACTTTGTTGTTTTGTTACAAGAGATTAATGTTGTAACTAATGCTATTAAAATTACTACTTTTTTCATTTTTTTTAAAATTTTGAAGTTATTATTAAATAATTTTTATTTGTAACTATGTTCTGTGCTTTGTTCGTGATAATGTTTCGTTATTTCTTTAGGAATACGTTCTAGTTTTCTATCTTTTGAAAATATTGTTGAGATAGATTTTCCTCTTATTTTAAAAGTTACTTGAATATCGGTATACGTATTTGCATTTATTTCGTTAACAATAAAAGCTTCTGTATCTATACTTGTTAATTCAACTTTATTTGATTTTCCATCAGCAAATATTAATGAAGCTGTTCCTGTTATTTCAGTATTGCTTAATGGTTTCAATTTTTCATCAAGTATGAAAAAATATACTTTGCTATCCTTAATTAAAGTTTCGATATGATAACTTTTTACTTTTTTGATGGTTCCATTATGAGGACCATTAGAATTGTTTCCGTTTTGTGCGAATAAATTCATTATTGGCATTATTGCAATTAATATTGCAATAATTATTTGGTTATTTCTTTTTACAATTTCATTCATTATTCATTTTTTTAGAGTTAATTTTAAGAAACTGATTAATAATTAATTTTATTTGCTAAATAATAAGAATAAGTACCAATTGATGTATTGATATGGTCTATTTCCTCTACATTTTTAAATCTTGCATCTGAAATGTATTTTATCATTAAACCATTTACATTATCATTGGTGGTTTTGAAACCGTCAAGTAATTGAACTAAGTAAAATGAGAACCGCATCCATTTTGTTTTTGCTTTACCCCAATCTCCAATAATTAGCTCACCCTCTGGTTTTAGTATCCTATTAATTTCCAGTAAGCATTTTAATTTTGTGACACTATCTAACTGATGAAAAACAAGAGAACTATAAACCTTATCAAATGATTTATCTTCAAATGGCAACTTATTTCCATCATACAAAAAAAGCGGTGCGTGAATTCCTGCCTTATTTAATTTATACTCAGCTATTGATTTAATTTTAGGGTCAATATCAACACCTTGAACATCACTATCAGGAAATCGTTGTTTGAGAATAATAATGTTTTGAGCTGTTCCAAACCCAAATTCTAATATTTTTTCATCCTCTTTAGGGTTAACAAAATCTACTAACCTGTTTCTGAATTTTTTCTCAGGCATAGTTATTTTGATTGCTAAATCATAGTAATCACTTAAAAAATCATAACCCAATGCTGGAATAAATTTTGTTGTACTCATTTTATTTTTGTTTTTTTAAATCGAAAAAAGTATAGTACAGATTGAAATAAAATCCATTTGGAGCTGAGCGTACCATTGAACTTACTAATTCTTGACGATATGCAAAATCCAAACGTGCTTGGCTATTAAAAATAAATTGCACAGCAGGCATCACATCCAAATAAGATTTACCATTTTCATTAATAGTTTGTCCAACAAATTCAACCATTAAATTAATGTTTGTTTGTTTGTAATTTGTGTACTTTTTGGGGTACATCAATTTACCAAAAGAAAGTGTATAATTAGTTGCATTATCACCAATATTATCCGGAAATGGATAACTTGGTTTGTTATCTAAAGCTTTCTCAAAACTTATTGAAGAACTTATTGCAACTTTTTTAATCAATTTTGTAGCTATTAATCCTGTTTCAAAACCTGAATTGTGTCCTAAAATTTCAATCTGTTCTTGGTGAATATCTGCATTATTGAAACTATATCTACCATAAGCTGCTAATCGGAAATGACTATTTAAATCATCTGTAGAATAAAAACGATATTTCGTATAAAAACTACCACCTTCAGTAACCAAATCATTATTTCTATTACTTACAAAAGCAGAAGCACGAAACATTATATTTTTATTTAATCCATATGATACTTCAGGCATAAAATGATAATTATAACCCGATTTCATTTCTTCTTTAAAAAGTGACTGCATTACATTAACTCCGAGCGAATTTGCAGGAACATTACTTGCAGGGTCAGTAATTACAAATAATTCCTGGCTAAAAACATTTTGACAACTTATTGCAACAAAAAATAAAATAATCTTTCTCATTAATTTAGAATTTTAATGTGAAAATCATCTTCATTATTTGAAGCATACGTTTCGACATTCTTATATGATTTGGATAATTTTTTATATTCCTTTTCAGTAACATAGCCCTTGTCAATTACTTGAAATTGTATTTCGGTCACGTTATTTGGTTTGTCATTAACCAAAATGTAAGAATTTTTAGCTATGGTTTCAGGTTTTGCTGTTACAACTAATGAACCGATAAAAAAACCTGCTTTTTCTACTTTCTCCTTAAATACTTTTGGGCTTAATTCATTACCTTCTTTAAGTGTTACCGTGAATGTATTTGTATTTAAATCTGTTTCCACATTAACCACTTCGGGTAAGCTTTTAAGCTGCTTGTTTATAGCATTTGAACACATTGAACATGTTAGTCCGGTTGCTCTAATTTCAGCTTTTGAAATTTGAGCATTACTTTTCATTGAAAACATCAAAACCATTGATGCAACCAATACATAAACTATATTTATTTTTTTCATTTTTACTCTTTTATTAATTTCAATATTTCTTCTTCTGTTGGATTTTTTTTAATTAGAATACCTTCAGGGTTAAATAAGTATTTGGATGGTAATTCGTCTACTCCAAACAAAATGGCAGTTTTGGCATCAAAACCTTTAGGGTCGATAAGCTGCGTAAATTTTATTTTATCCTTTTCAATAGCTTTTATCCATTTACTTTTATCTGCATCAATCGAAATTCCTATTATCTCGATTTTCTCAGTATTTAAATCTTTATGGAGTTTTACTAATTTTTTATTTCCAAGACGACACGGTTGACACCATGAAGCCCAAAAATCTACAAGGATGTATTTTCCTTTGAAAGAAGTAATTTCTATCTCTTGGTTATGACTATTTTTTAATACAACTTTTGGCAATTCATCACCAATACTAATTTGAGCTTTCATTGAAAATGAAAACAGTATAAGAAGTGCTATGAAATATTTCGTTTTACCTTTCATTTTTTTAAAATCATTTTAACCTTTTGTTTTATGAAGATTAAGCCTAATATTACAATCAGGCTTAATCTAATAGCCTTTACATTTTAATAACTATTCCGTTAGGTTTTACCCCAACGTTTATCGTTTTAGTTACCGTATGACTTGTAGTATTAACAACTGACACAGTATTGGCTGCTTGATTGGTTACATAAGCCGTATTACCGTCAGTTGTAAAGGCAATTGCATGGGCTCCGGCTCCTGTATTAAATGAACTTCCATGCATCCACATACCCATACCTGCATCCCAAGTATAGTAATGTACCTTACCATTCATCGGGTCTGAAACCCATAGTTCATTTTTGATACCGTTATATGATGCTATTCCCGGCATAAATCCTAATGCAATTGTTTCTTCGACCGTATCAGTTGCCACGTCTATAACCGAAATGGTTTGCCCGTCTTCGTTATCTACATACATTTTTCCGTTACTTCCAGTCCAAGCTCCTACCGGATTATCACCTACAGTTATTGTAGCTACGACCGTTTTTGAACTTACATTGATTACAGATATACTGTCATCATCACCATTTGCCACATAAGCTTTTGTACCATCTGATGAAAATGTTAATTCGGCAGGCATCATTCCGACTGTTATTGTGTTTTTTAGTGCATAAGTAGTAGCATTATATACCAATACTTTTCCATCTATATCCATTTGCGGTACCCAAATTTCTGTGCCATCCGGTGAATAAATTGTATTGTGGTTCATAGCAGGAAGATTCATGTTTTCTATCGTTTTACCAGTCATAGCATTAATAATCAGCATTTTTCCTGTCATTCCCGATGTACTACCTGTATGACCTGCTGAGAAATCCATTCCAGGTACACCAATAGCCAAATGATCTTGGTGTGATGAAATGTGATGTGGCCACATAATCATATCTGCACCACTTCCCATTAATTCAATTGTTTGGGTAACTTCACCTGTAGATAATTTAATTACAGAAACCGAAGCATCTTCACCATTTATTACATAAGCAGCCGGATAATCAATATTTACGGCCATATCCATTTTGTCGTCATTGTCATTACAAGAAGACAGAAATAATGCTCCAACGAACGAAGCTATGATTGATAAATTTTTCATTTATAGTTTTTTTGAAGGTTATTTGATTGTTTCAACAGTCTTACCACAAGTAAGCATCATTGAACCATAATAAGGGTTTTTTACAGCATTTTCCTGACTTAACCAATTAGCGCCTTTGCCATTATTGTACATTGGGCAAAATTGGTAGTAAACTGGTTTTTCATATTTGGAAACTTTGATTAATGCATACATATCCGCTGATAATGAAACAAAATGATCTCTTTGGTGCTTTACATCTTTAGTATCGGAGATATGTTCTGCATCTTCTTTTAATTGGTTTACCACTTTCATCCATACCATATGAACATTCATGTCAAGCTTTTCCATCTTCACATTATTGATGGCCGCTAATAGGCCTTTGGAAGCTGTTGTCACAGCATTACCATCTGAAGTAATTAAGGCA contains:
- a CDS encoding DUF3347 domain-containing protein; this encodes MKKVVILIALVTTLISCNKTTKSEGGENTSTENNMSDTQKDQLFACPMHPEVTGKKGEKCSKCGMELTEPVVQKEPSHDHSDGTHDHNDNSTVEPKVVETTQTSSTPFSTNGIIDDYLKIKNALTKDDANGAAKAGKTLYKTFNSINTTSLTASQKKEYLDIADDAKEHAEHIGDNAGKIDHQREHFAILSKDINDLIKLLGSNKKLYQDHCPMYDDGKGAIWISESKEIKNPYYGSKMLTCGSLKKTL
- a CDS encoding class I SAM-dependent methyltransferase — encoded protein: MSTTKFIPALGYDFLSDYYDLAIKITMPEKKFRNRLVDFVNPKEDEKILEFGFGTAQNIIILKQRFPDSDVQGVDIDPKIKSIAEYKLNKAGIHAPLFLYDGNKLPFEDKSFDKVYSSLVFHQLDSVTKLKCLLEINRILKPEGELIIGDWGKAKTKWMRFSFYLVQLLDGFKTTNDNVNGLMIKYISDARFKNVEEIDHINTSIGTYSYYLANKINY
- a CDS encoding heavy-metal-associated domain-containing protein, with the translated sequence MKKINIVYVLVASMVLMFSMKSNAQISKAEIRATGLTCSMCSNAINKQLKSLPEVVNVETDLNTNTFTVTLKEGNELSPKVFKEKVEKAGFFIGSLVVTAKPETIAKNSYILVNDKPNNVTEIQFQVIDKGYVTEKEYKKLSKSYKNVETYASNNEDDFHIKILN
- a CDS encoding TlpA family protein disulfide reductase, producing MKGKTKYFIALLILFSFSMKAQISIGDELPKVVLKNSHNQEIEITSFKGKYILVDFWASWCQPCRLGNKKLVKLHKDLNTEKIEIIGISIDADKSKWIKAIEKDKIKFTQLIDPKGFDAKTAILFGVDELPSKYLFNPEGILIKKNPTEEEILKLIKE
- a CDS encoding YncE family protein, with product MKNLSIIASFVGALFLSSCNDNDDKMDMAVNIDYPAAYVINGEDASVSVIKLSTGEVTQTIELMGSGADMIMWPHHISSHQDHLAIGVPGMDFSAGHTGSTSGMTGKMLIINAMTGKTIENMNLPAMNHNTIYSPDGTEIWVPQMDIDGKVLVYNATTYALKNTITVGMMPAELTFSSDGTKAYVANGDDDSISVINVSSKTVVATITVGDNPVGAWTGSNGKMYVDNEDGQTISVIDVATDTVEETIALGFMPGIASYNGIKNELWVSDPMNGKVHYYTWDAGMGMWMHGSSFNTGAGAHAIAFTTDGNTAYVTNQAANTVSVVNTTSHTVTKTINVGVKPNGIVIKM